The window GCCGGAACTACATCTTCTGTATTTCCAATTCCGAGAGGGTGCATTTCTACAATCTCTTTTACATTATCTTCGCTTAACTGTGAAAATAGATTCTGTGTCATTGGAGTATCAACTACCCCAGGAAGCACTGCATTTACTCTTATTTTTCTTTTTGAAAATTCCAGAGCTGCAGATTTTACCAAACCTACTACTGCAGATTTTGTAGAGCAGTAACCTATTTTCCCCGGTTGCCCCAATACACCCATTACTGATGACATGAAAACCACACTTGCCCCATCATTGCTGTACTTTTTCTTTGTAAAATGTCTCAGCAATTCAATTCCTGAAAATACATTAAGCCTATATATTCTTTCAATTTTTTCGGGATTGTATAATGTAAGCGGAACTGTTTCCTCCATTCCTGCGCAGTGTATAAGCGCATCAAACTTTTCAGAAAAATCTAAATTTTTAAATAAATTTTCAATTTCTGAAACTTCTGATAAATCCAATGGACAGCAAACGACATTATCTTTAGCTTCATTCAAAAAGTCCTGAATCTTTTCAAAATTTCGTGCTACAGCTACCACTTTATGGCCATCTTTCACAAGGTCTTTCATGGTTTCAAAACCAATTCCTGAAGTAGCTCCGGTAAGAATAATATTCATTAATCAATGTATTTTTTATAGTTTTTCTGGAATTCGCACACTCTTGCTTCTTCATCACTTAATTCTCCTGTAAAAGGTGATTTTTTTACTCCGATCTGTACTTTTTCGCAAATTGTTTTATCTTCATCAAAAACTTTTCTGTTAAAGCTTACCAATGACTGTTTGTAAATGTTTTCCAAGGTAGGATTGGCTTTTTCACCTTCTTTCTTAGTCAGAAAAACATAACTTACAAATTTGGATGAATTGCTATCAATAGGAGTAATATATGACAAATTAAAAGAAATCCCATACGTACTTGAAATCAATACATTCGGAAATACGACCAAGTGCTTATAACCTGAAATTTTATATTCTCTGTTCTGATAAGGCGAGTGAATTTTAGCATTTTTACCTTCATTTTCACCAGCCAAAAGCGTTGCATCCCAAACAGAATGTTCTTTAATAAAAGTAAATTCCATTCCTCCGGCTCCTAATTTTTTGAAGGTTTCTTCGTGAATCAGGTTAACGTGGTAACTTTCTAAAGTATTTTCAACTAAAATTTTCCAATTGGCATTAATAACCATGTCATTAACATCGACCAATTCTCCAAAATTATTAGTCATTTTTTCAACTTCCTCAAAAAGATCACCCATGAAATCTTTCAATTCTGACGGATCATTAGAAAGGTTAACAAAGATAAGCTCTCCACAAAAATCTACTTTATATTCTTTAAGCTTTAAGCACTCCAACTCATCTTTAGTGAATTTGAATAAAGGTTTCTTAGGAATTCCTGTTGGAACTCCCTTATCATTGTATGCCCATCCGTGATACGGGCACATCAAAGGTCTGTTACCAGACTGCTCAACCTGAATAATTGAGTGTCTGTGTGAACAGATATTTTTAAATGCTTTTATCGTACCTCTGCAGTTTTGTACAACTATCGGAATACCTCCGATGTCCTGAGTGATAAAATCATTTTCTTCTTTTAAAAAAGATTTAAAACCTATAAAGCACCAAGTCTGCTGAAACAAAAGTTCATGTTCTTTTTCTAAAACATCATTTCTGTAATAATGTTCGGGAAGTATTAATGCTTTCATGTTTATATTTCTTTTAATGGTAAAATTTTTGTTTCCGATAGATTAATGATGCAGTTTCCCCAGGATAAACCAGATCCGTAACCGCTACATAAAACTTTGGACTTGTTTTCAAGGTTTTCCAGATTCGTAGTGATTAATAAAGGAATAGTTACCCCGCTTGTGTTTCCGAAACGTTCAATATTAATCGGAACTTTATTATTATCTATTCCCAATAGGGAACTGATCTGCTTGATGATAAATCTATTGGACTGGTGAAAGAAGAAACCATCAATTTCTGATAGATTGACTGATGATTCTTCTTCAATTTTTTTGATACTGGGAGCAACTTCTCTTAATGTAAAATCAAAAACTTTTGCTCCATTCATATTAAGGTACAGACCTGATTCATTTTCAGAATCAAAACTATCCTTTGTGATGTTTTTTCTATAACCTCCTTCAGGAATTATAATGGCTTCATGATGAGCTCCATCTGAAAAGAAATTGAAATAAGACGGATCAGCACTGCTGTTTTTAGAAACCAAAATAGCTGAGGCAGCGTCACCAAACAGCATATTGGTACTTTTATCAGTAGGTGATAAAATCTTTGATAAGGTTTCTCCAATGATCAGCAATACTTTTTCTCCTTCTTTTAAAGTAGAAGCAATGGAAAAAGCCGTACTTAATCCCTGAACAAAACCTGCACAGCCTGCATTGATATCAAAACACAGAATTTCCTGCTGCAATCCTAATTTATCCTGTAAAATATTGGAAGTAAAAGGAATTTTGTAATCTGAAGTCTGTGAAAGAAAGATAAGGCTTTTGATCCTGCTTTTATCCACTTGCTTCAGTAATTCTTCTGCAGCTGCAAATCCAAGATCCGATGCTGTAACCCCTTTATCTGCCCATCTTCTTTCTTTAATACCAACTGTTTTTTTCAAAAACTTTTATTTCTTTTTCTGTTAACAATGTTGAAAAAAAAGAATTCCCAACTGCTTGAATCGGAACGCTGGAACTGATATACTCTATCGAAACATTATTAAACTCCTGAAACATAATTAATCAAATTTATCTTCTCCGATTCTTTCAACCAAAGAATTTACTGTTGTAATTTTAGCGATATCATCACCGTTTAGCAATACTCCAAAGTTATCTGATACGAAACCGATAAGGATCATAGCAGCCATAGAGTCCCATTCTTCTAATTGAGACAGATCCGTTTCCGGAGTCAAATCAATTTCCAATTCTAATTCTTCCTGTAATTGTGATGTAAAATCTGCAATATTCATTTTATTCTATTGTTAAAGTTTATTATTTATTTTAATGATTCCTCCTGACCATGATAATCCTACTCCAAACCCAACAATTGCAAGAGTAAGTTCCTGATCTTTATCCAAACGCTCTGTATACCTCTTTAATGCAATAGGGATTGTACATGAAACGGTATTTCCTCCATCAGACAGATCATTATAAAAGTTTTCTTTGTCTATTTTTATTCTTTTTCTCAGGAAATCCAGCATAAAAGAATTGGCCTGATGAAATACAAATTGGTCAACCTGAGACACTTCCATCTTATTTACTTCCATAATTTCCTTCACAAAATTAGGAATAACTTTAGTTGTAAAGTTGAAAATTTCAGGACCATTCATGTATAAATGATTGTCTGTATAGATGTTATCTGTACCATATCCTATTTCTTCTGCATTCGGATCTAAAGGAAATCTGCTGCATCCGTTTTTAATGATCAACTTGTCATAACCGGAACCATCTGTACCGAATTTGAACTTGAAAATATGATCTTCTTCATTTTTACTAATAAGTGTTGCAGCGGCTGCATCTCCAAAGATGGATCTGTTTGTTTTATCTTTTGGATGGATAAATTTTGAATAAGTTTCTGCAGTAACCAGTAAGATATTCTCTGCCTGCCCAGAAGAGATAAGAGCATTGGCTAAGTTTACTCCATAGGTAAAACCAGAACACCCTAAATTAAAATCCAACGCGCCGATGTCTGTTCTTAGCCCTAGTTTATCCTGAAGAATGCAAGCTGTTGTAGGAAGAAAATATTCCGGGCTTTGTGTACAGTATAATATGTAGTCTATTTTTTGTTTATCAAAATGCTCAAACAGCTTATTACAAGCTTTTTCAGCAAGATCTAAACCGGTTTCGTTTTCGCCTACAATATATCTTTTTTTAATTCCTACTTTTTCTTCAAACCTTTCGAAATCATAATCCGGAAAATCTCTTTTCAAATCTTCATTTGTAACTACAATTTCAGGAAATACATATTCTATTTTTTTTATTTGTGCTCCCATATTTATTTTGATCCTTTAAATTCTTCGGCTGTAGCGTTATTTTCCTGAGTAATTCCTTCGGATTTAAAGACTTTTTTTATTGTTAATAAAATAATTTTTATGTCTAAGCTAAAGCTAATATTGTCTACATACCACACATCATATTCAAATTTTTTCTCCCAGGAAATAGAGTTTCGTCCATTCACCTGTGCCCAGCCTGTGATTCCTGGTCTTACTTCATGCCTCCTTGCTTGAAATTTATTATACAAAGATAAGTATTTTGGTAAAAGAGGGCGTGGTCCGATGAGAGACATATCTCCTTTTAAGACATTTATCAGTTGTGGTATTTCATCTAATGATGTTTTTCGTACGAATGATCCTATTGTGGTAAGTCTATCTGCATCTGGTAAAAGATTCCCTTTTGAATCTTTTTTATCATTCATCGTTTTAAACTTGATAATGCTAAAAATTTTCCCATTTTTTCCAGGTCTTTTCTGAAAGAAGAAGGGTTTTCCATTATTTGCAAAATATAATCCTATTGTTACAATGATAAAAACAGGGCTAAGGATAATAAATCCAAAAAATGCAATGATAAAGTCTATTAATCTTTTTATAAAACTTTTATACATAAATACTCTATCTCAACTTTAATAAATTAAGTACAACAAAAATCAGCAATTTTTTATTGTCCCGCATTAATTGCGTATTATATTTTAATATCGTAAAATTTCTCTGGAAATAATTTCCTAAAAACTTATTATAAATCTGGTATTCTTCTGTATCCTTATTAAGATATTGTATATAATTTTTGATGTGATTCTGATAATACCCGTTCAGAACTTCTGATGATTTTTCTTTTATCGTATTGAAAGACAACTTATTGAGATGTCCATGAACGTTAGAATCATGAATTCTGTAATGTATATAGGAGTTTGAATCTATTACAACAGTGTAATGATGAACTCTGGCAAAGAAATATACCAGCCAGTCATGTGAAAATGCTTTCAAATTTACATTCTCTGCTTTTTTTAAAAATTTTTGCAGATTCAGTGCAAAATCTTTAGTGAAGACATATGTACAGCCTGCACTTCCTCCTTCAAAAAGATAATCGTATTTTTTTTGGGGAAAATCTTTTTTTAATACACTTAAAGAATTATTTGATTCTTCCCATTTCGTAAGATTTGAACAATACAACTGGGCATTTTCTTTTTTGAGTAAATTAACTGCGGATTGCATTTTTTCAGGTAACCATATATCATCCTGATCGCAAAATGCAACATAATCAAAAACTTCAGCAAAATTCAAATGGTCAATCATTTTCAGAAAATTCTTTGCAGCGGAACCTGTTCCCGGGATATTTTGGGTAATCCTGATGTCCGGATAATTGTCTGAAATAATATCGATGGTTTTATCCTTACTTCCATCATCACTTACCACAATATCCACTTCAACTCCATTTTGATTAAGAATGGAATCTATTTGACTGGTAATATACTTTTCTCCGTTATACGTTGCGAGAAGAATCTTAATTATTGACATATTGTTTATTTATAATAATGGTATTTCGTCTAACTGAACTGTTTATTAGAGTTATAATCTGAAAAAAAACAGGTGCAGGTATATAATGAAATTCATTATTATTATAAAATTGAAAATATTCTTTTTATTCGTTTGGTTCAAAATAGAGTAGAAAATAAACGGTAACATAAAAACATAGTATTTGGCATTTGCGTAATTAGGAACCATGAATATAAAAAACAAAGTGGCGGTAATTACTCCCGAAATAAAAATGAATTTTTGAAGTGCATGTTTATCATCAATAGAAGGGGTTGTTTTTTTTATAAATAACTTTACAATTACAATACCATACATTACATATACTGGAATAATCTTAACTCCTGAAGGTGTTAAAAAAATGCCCGTCATAAAAGTAATAATTGGTCGCAAAAATATTGGATATTTATTACGAAGTCCTAGTTTTTCTTCTCCCTGTAACATTGCATTGGCTTTTTCTGAAAGAAATCCTATATTGGATATATATGACAACGAACTAATTCCCAAAACTAAAGCTCCCAATACAAGGGCGACCCCTGCCATAATAATTTTACGCCTATCCAGGTAAGAAAAAGCCCAAGTAATACCAACAAAGGTAGCAATCACCGCAGAGTTACCTAAATCCAGAAAGGATATTAATAAAATCATGGTCACTATCACAGGCCATCTTCCCCAAAAAAGGAATATAGGTATTGTTAAAACCAATACAAACTGTTCTAGACCCAAAACTCCCACGTGAAATACAAATCCTAAAAAGACCAGTACCAGGCACAAAACATCCAGTCTGTAATTCCATTCTTCCGCTGAGAATTTCATTCCTACCCCGTTAACGATTTTAAATGTCGTTTCTCTAAAAATAACAGCAATTAAAAAAGGCAGCATTGAAAAAATTGTGATTGCAATTCTTCCCAAACTCTGCATAATATCTTCAGTACATGTTTTGTTATCTATACT of the Chryseobacterium aureum genome contains:
- a CDS encoding SDR family NAD(P)-dependent oxidoreductase, whose protein sequence is MNIILTGATSGIGFETMKDLVKDGHKVVAVARNFEKIQDFLNEAKDNVVCCPLDLSEVSEIENLFKNLDFSEKFDALIHCAGMEETVPLTLYNPEKIERIYRLNVFSGIELLRHFTKKKYSNDGASVVFMSSVMGVLGQPGKIGYCSTKSAVVGLVKSAALEFSKRKIRVNAVLPGVVDTPMTQNLFSQLSEDNVKEIVEMHPLGIGNTEDVVPAIKFLISDGSKWITGQNIIIDGGYSVQ
- a CDS encoding aromatic ring-hydroxylating oxygenase subunit alpha; translated protein: MKALILPEHYYRNDVLEKEHELLFQQTWCFIGFKSFLKEENDFITQDIGGIPIVVQNCRGTIKAFKNICSHRHSIIQVEQSGNRPLMCPYHGWAYNDKGVPTGIPKKPLFKFTKDELECLKLKEYKVDFCGELIFVNLSNDPSELKDFMGDLFEEVEKMTNNFGELVDVNDMVINANWKILVENTLESYHVNLIHEETFKKLGAGGMEFTFIKEHSVWDATLLAGENEGKNAKIHSPYQNREYKISGYKHLVVFPNVLISSTYGISFNLSYITPIDSNSSKFVSYVFLTKKEGEKANPTLENIYKQSLVSFNRKVFDEDKTICEKVQIGVKKSPFTGELSDEEARVCEFQKNYKKYID
- a CDS encoding 3-oxoacyl-ACP synthase III family protein, whose amino-acid sequence is MKKTVGIKERRWADKGVTASDLGFAAAEELLKQVDKSRIKSLIFLSQTSDYKIPFTSNILQDKLGLQQEILCFDINAGCAGFVQGLSTAFSIASTLKEGEKVLLIIGETLSKILSPTDKSTNMLFGDAASAILVSKNSSADPSYFNFFSDGAHHEAIIIPEGGYRKNITKDSFDSENESGLYLNMNGAKVFDFTLREVAPSIKKIEEESSVNLSEIDGFFFHQSNRFIIKQISSLLGIDNNKVPINIERFGNTSGVTIPLLITTNLENLENKSKVLCSGYGSGLSWGNCIINLSETKILPLKEI
- a CDS encoding acyl carrier protein, which encodes MNIADFTSQLQEELELEIDLTPETDLSQLEEWDSMAAMILIGFVSDNFGVLLNGDDIAKITTVNSLVERIGEDKFD
- a CDS encoding 3-oxoacyl-ACP synthase III family protein; the protein is MGAQIKKIEYVFPEIVVTNEDLKRDFPDYDFERFEEKVGIKKRYIVGENETGLDLAEKACNKLFEHFDKQKIDYILYCTQSPEYFLPTTACILQDKLGLRTDIGALDFNLGCSGFTYGVNLANALISSGQAENILLVTAETYSKFIHPKDKTNRSIFGDAAAATLISKNEEDHIFKFKFGTDGSGYDKLIIKNGCSRFPLDPNAEEIGYGTDNIYTDNHLYMNGPEIFNFTTKVIPNFVKEIMEVNKMEVSQVDQFVFHQANSFMLDFLRKRIKIDKENFYNDLSDGGNTVSCTIPIALKRYTERLDKDQELTLAIVGFGVGLSWSGGIIKINNKL
- a CDS encoding sugar transferase yields the protein MYKSFIKRLIDFIIAFFGFIILSPVFIIVTIGLYFANNGKPFFFQKRPGKNGKIFSIIKFKTMNDKKDSKGNLLPDADRLTTIGSFVRKTSLDEIPQLINVLKGDMSLIGPRPLLPKYLSLYNKFQARRHEVRPGITGWAQVNGRNSISWEKKFEYDVWYVDNISFSLDIKIILLTIKKVFKSEGITQENNATAEEFKGSK
- a CDS encoding glycosyltransferase, producing the protein MSIIKILLATYNGEKYITSQIDSILNQNGVEVDIVVSDDGSKDKTIDIISDNYPDIRITQNIPGTGSAAKNFLKMIDHLNFAEVFDYVAFCDQDDIWLPEKMQSAVNLLKKENAQLYCSNLTKWEESNNSLSVLKKDFPQKKYDYLFEGGSAGCTYVFTKDFALNLQKFLKKAENVNLKAFSHDWLVYFFARVHHYTVVIDSNSYIHYRIHDSNVHGHLNKLSFNTIKEKSSEVLNGYYQNHIKNYIQYLNKDTEEYQIYNKFLGNYFQRNFTILKYNTQLMRDNKKLLIFVVLNLLKLR